A section of the Cryobacterium soli genome encodes:
- a CDS encoding polysaccharide deacetylase family protein, whose product MTVPTPVAPDERYDYSPITTRLDAVWPEGKKLAVYIAIGLESYTFGTGMTENLMEGVAAPDLVNTSWRDYGNRVGGFRLLQRLEQFGIPSTVLLNTAVYDAAPELLAEARRLGSEIIGHGISNSDSLSGMTEQDELAYLDAVAARISVEEGAAPRGWSSPWLTHTERTIDLLGEAGYEYLLDLRLDDRPVWLNTREAPLLALPYALELNDSTTIIGRGASASEFADMIIDEFDELLEAAGEQRLVMSIVVHSFISGVPFRLKQLSRALEHLTNHRADVWFAQPRDIHEAMTAQSAQLLPQAVDDVR is encoded by the coding sequence ATGACAGTCCCCACCCCCGTTGCCCCCGATGAGCGGTACGACTACTCACCCATCACCACACGCCTCGACGCGGTCTGGCCCGAGGGCAAGAAGCTGGCCGTCTACATCGCCATCGGCCTCGAGTCCTACACCTTCGGCACCGGGATGACCGAGAACCTCATGGAGGGTGTGGCCGCTCCCGACCTGGTGAACACGAGCTGGCGGGACTACGGCAACCGCGTCGGCGGATTCCGGCTGTTGCAGCGTCTCGAGCAGTTCGGCATCCCCTCGACAGTGCTCCTCAACACCGCGGTCTACGACGCCGCTCCGGAACTCCTCGCGGAGGCCCGCCGGCTGGGATCGGAGATCATCGGCCACGGCATCTCCAATTCCGACTCGCTCTCGGGCATGACCGAGCAGGACGAACTCGCCTACCTCGACGCTGTCGCCGCACGGATTTCCGTCGAAGAAGGGGCGGCGCCGCGGGGCTGGTCCAGCCCCTGGCTGACCCACACCGAGCGCACCATCGACCTGCTCGGCGAGGCCGGCTACGAATACCTGCTCGACCTGCGCCTGGACGACCGCCCCGTGTGGCTGAACACGCGTGAAGCCCCGCTGCTCGCGTTGCCCTACGCGCTCGAGCTCAACGACAGCACCACCATCATCGGGCGCGGGGCGAGCGCGAGCGAGTTCGCCGACATGATCATCGACGAGTTCGACGAGCTGCTCGAGGCTGCCGGCGAACAACGCCTGGTGATGAGCATCGTGGTGCACTCGTTCATCTCCGGTGTCCCGTTCCGGCTGAAACAGCTCAGTCGTGCGCTCGAACACCTGACGAACCATCGGGCAGATGTGTGGTTCGCACAGCCGCGCGACATCCACGAGGCGATGACGGCCCAGTCCGCCCAGCTCCTGCCCCAGGCGGTGGACGATGTTCGGTAG